One Rosa chinensis cultivar Old Blush chromosome 5, RchiOBHm-V2, whole genome shotgun sequence genomic region harbors:
- the LOC112165447 gene encoding histone H3.2, whose amino-acid sequence MARTKQTARKSTGGKAPRKQLATKAARKSAPATGGVKKPHRFRPGTVALREIRKYQKSTELLIRKLPFQRLVREIAQDFKTDLRFQSSAVAALQEAAEAYLVGLFEDTNLCAIHAKRVTIMPKDIQLARRIRGERA is encoded by the coding sequence atgGCTCGTACCAAGCAGACCGCTCGCAAGTCCACCGGAGGAAAGGCGCCTAGGAAACAGCTGGCGACCAAGGCGGCCCGGAAGTCGGCTCCGGCGACCGGAGGAGTGAAGAAGCCTCACCGGTTCAGGCCGGGAACGGTGGCGCTGAGAGAGATCAGGAAGTACCAGAAGAGCACGGAGCTTCTGATCCGCAAGCTTCCGTTCCAGAGGCTTGTGAGGGAGATTGCTCAGGATTTCAAGACTGATCTTCGATTCCAGAGTAGCGCCGTGGCGGCGCTTCAGGAGGCGGCGGAGGCGTATCTGGTGGGGCTTTTTGAGGATACGAATCTCTGCGCTATTCATGCTAAGAGGGTTACTATTATGCCCAAGGATATTCAGCTTGCGAGGAGAATCAGAGGTGAGAGGGCTTAG
- the LOC112165441 gene encoding G-type lectin S-receptor-like serine/threonine-protein kinase LECRK2: MAFDLLYLLCFIVLALLPCSTMAQTSKNISLGSSLTAQNNDNSSWSSPTGEFAFGFRQIEKDGFLLAIWFDKIPQKTIVWSANRDSLVPQGSKVELTSGGQFVLNDAEGIQIWDADSFSTEVSHAAMLDTGNFVLANRNSTYLWESFDHPTDTMLPTQILQQNFILRACYTMTNYSTGRFLFSLQPDGNLVLYTTNFPQDSPNFAYWSTNTINTEIGFQVIFNQSGLIYLTSDNGTILNTVSGKPIATQDFYQRATLDYDGVLRHYVYPKSSGSSEERWSTSSFIPPNICRSITAEVGGGACGFNSLCRLTDPGQPTCQCPNGYSPIDPNDVLKGCKQDFVPQSCSARDAPSPEDDFDFQEMLNTNMPGDDYEHFKVVSEDWCRQNCLEDCFCDVAIFNTAGDCFKKGLPFSNGMIDPTLSGTKALVKIRKDNSTLKDGGANSKKKDDLTLIIIGSVLLSSSGILNFILPLITYVVVSRMYSRKAVPVPPNYQGMNLKYFTYEELKEATNEFKEELGRGASATVFKGVLACDKGKCVAVKILDAKVRENDLEFNAEVRAIGRTNHRNLVQLLGFCNEGQHRVLVYEFMSNGTLASFLFGETRPNWYQRRQIALGTARGLLYLHDECSCQIVHCDIKPQNILLDDSFTARISDFGLAKLLRLDQTLTITGIRGTKGYVAPEWFKNLPITAKVDVYSFGILLLEIICCRKKFDEEAEDGDQIILADWAYDCYKQKKLHLLLEKNDEAIEDIKMMEKYVMIAMWCIQEDPSLRPTMKKTIHMLEGTVEVSKPPDPSSYISSIL; encoded by the coding sequence ATGGCTTTTGATCTTCTATACCTTCTTTGCTTCATCGTTCTCGCGCTTCTTCCTTGTTCCACCATGGCTCAAACTTCAAAAAACATATCTTTAGGCTCATCCCTCACCGCACAAAACAACGATAACTCATCCTGGTCATCCCCAACTGGTGAGTTTGCTTTTGGTTTTCGACAGATTGAGAAAGATGGTTTCTTACTAGCCATCTGGTTCGATAAAATACCACAGAAAACAATCGTGTGGTCAGCCAATAGGGACAGTCTTGTGCCACAAGGATCAAAAGTTGAGCTCACCAGTGGTGGCCAATTTGTGCTCAATGATGCAGAGGGCATTCAAATATGGGATGCCGATTCTTTTAGTACCGAAGTTTCCCATGCAGCTATGCTCGACACTGGAAATTTTGTGCTGGCGAACCGAAACTCCACCTACTTGTGGGAGAGTTTTGATCACCCAACTGACACAATGCTTCCCACACAGATTCTACAACAAAATTTCATACTCCGTGCTTGCTACACAATGACAAATTATTCGACAGGTAGATTCTTGTTTTCACTACAACCTGATGGAAATCTCGTGCTTTACACAACAAATTTCCCTCAAGATTCTCCCAATTTCGCATATTGGTCAACCAATACAATCAATACTGAAATTGGATTTCAAGTCATCTTCAATCAGTCTGGCCTTATTTACCTTACATCCGACAATGGGACCATACTTAATACAGTATCAGGCAAGCCCATTGCAACGCAAGATTTCTACCAGCGAGCAACACTCGACTATGATGGAGTTTTGAGGCACTATGTTTACCCTAAAAGCAGCGGCTCAAGCGAGGAAAGATGGTCTACTTCCTCTTTCATACCACCAAATATCTGCAGGTCAATTACCGCAGAGGTAGGAGGCGGTGCGTGCGGTTTCAACAGCTTATGTAGGCTTACTGATCCAGGACAACCAACTTGTCAATGTCCAAATGGTTACAGTCCTATTGATCCAAATGATGTGCTCAAAGGATGCAAACAGGACTTTGTTCCACAAAGCTGCAGCGCTAGAGATGCCCCATCACCGGAGGATGATTTTGACTTTCAAGAGATGCTAAACACTAATATGCCTGGTGATGATTATGAGCATTTTAAAGTGGTGTCTGAGGATTGGTGCAGACAGAATTGCCTAGAGGATTGCTTTTGTGATGTTGCCATTTTCAATACTGCCGGAGACTGTTTTAAGAAGGGACTCCCTTTTTCGAATGGGATGATTGATCCTACTCTTAGTGGGACGAAAGCTCTTGTCAAAATAAGGAAAGACAATTCTACTTTAAAAGATGGAGGAGCcaattcaaaaaagaaagatgatttAACTTTGATCATTATTGGATCAGTGCTCCTTAGTAGCTCGGGGATTCTGAACTTCATCTTACCTCTGATCACATATGTGGTTGTTTCTCGAATGTATTCTAGAAAAGCTGTGCCGGTTCCTCCTAATTACCAGGGCATGAACTTGAAGTATTTCACTTACGAGGAGCTAAAAGAAGCTACGAATGAGTTCAAGGAAGAACTAGGCCGCGGTGCTTCTGCGACAGTTTTCAAAGGAGTTTTAGCATGTGACAAGGGAAAATGTGTTGCTGTCAAAATTTTAGACGCGAAGGTTAGAGAAAATGATTTGGAATTCAATGCTGAAGTGAGAGCAATTGGAAGAACAAATCACAGGAATTTAGTCCAACTACTTGGATTTTGCAACGAGGGGCAGCACCGAGTTCTTGTGTATGAGTTTATGAGCAACGGTACTCTAGCAAGCTTCCTTTTCGGAGAGACAAGGCCAAATTGGTACCAAAGAAGGCAAATTGCATTGGGGACTGCCAGAGGGCTCTTGTATTTGCATGACGAGTGCAGCTGCCAAATTGTACATTGCGACATAAAGCCTCAAAACATTCTTCTAGACGACTCATTCACAGCAAGGATCTCTGATTTTGGATTAGCCAAGCTTTTGAGACTGGACCAGACTTTAACTATTACAGGTATTAGGGGAACAAAAGGGTATGTGGCACCCGAATGGTTCAAGAACTTACCTATCACAGCAAAGGTGGATGTCTACAGCTTTGGTATTTTGTTGTTAGAGATCATTTGCTGCAGGAAGAAATTCGATGAAGAAGCAGAAGATGGAGATCAAATAATACTTGCTGATTGGGCATATGACTGCTATAAGCAAAAGAAATTACATCTGTTGTTGGAGAAAAATGATGAAGCAATTGAAGACATCAAGATGATGGAGAAGTACGTGATGATCGCAATGTGGTGCATTCAGGAAGATCCATCACTCAGACCTACCATGAAGAAAACCATTCATATGCTTGAAGGAACTGTTGAAGTCTCAAAACCACCAGATCCATCTTCTTACATAAGTTCCATACTTTAA